The nucleotide window AGCATTTGAAAACTAATGTTTGATGCAGTATCATGGTGAAGAAAGGTTCGAGTTCTCACTCATGCAGATTACTGTATTCCATGCATTACCCGAGCCACTGtaagagagaagaagatttAACATTCTTGTTTCCAACAAAGACCAAACTTTAGAACACTTGTGTGGTTTGTTTCATGACGCTTATTAATCCGAGTTCATTGCTCGGTGAAGGAAAAGCAGGAATGGTAACAAGAATATTGCAAATTTTTCAAAGCGCTTACAAGAAACTAACGGATGAATTTTGAACCATGTCTTCGATGATAGAACAGACTGTAATTCACGTTGCTGTGTTACTTCAAGATTCTTGCGTATGGATATAAAACGTCATTGGTTTTATACTATAACCATAACGTTAAACAAAGGGAACATTCTTTTGAAAAAGTATTCAACTTTCACATGATTCATCAATTATCATTTCTACATATGAAGTCAAAACTCAAAAAGGTTTTTTATTTCTGTAGAGAGTAAAAAACAAGGCATACGAACAAACGGCACGTAGTTTTATATGGCGAAGAACAGTCAACAGTGGTTAGTTACGTAACTCCATAGAAAACAATGTGTCGTCTCTTCTTTGCAAGTAGAAAGTACGTGATGTTTTTCCCTCATGCAAGTCTGGGTCAATGTAATAACAGTTGGTCGCCAGACTCGCCACCGGCGACCAAGTCAAGTCAGCTGCTTCTGCTTCGACTTTATTTTCTCCCTTCACAAGAATGATAATGTTTGACCCAAATATATAACAAGATTATCTGTCTTTAATATTCCaactaaatttaaaatgatattagcTTCTTTCGGTAACATTGCAGAATAgtggaaaacaaataaaaagtagaGTAAAAATTCAAAGATCttattttctttacaaatataATCGTTGTTGTTTCGTTAACTAGGGTGTTTGAGTAGAACAAACTAATTAATTCTCTAGAAAATTAGTACCGACGAATAATTCAACCTTAAATTTTCCAGCAAAATCTAAAttggaaaacaaataaaaaatagagtaaaaaattcAAAGATCTTATTTTCGTTACAAATATAATCGCTGATACGTTAACTAGGGTGTTTGGGTAGAAACTTAAGTAATTCTCTAGAGAATTAGTACAACGAATAATTCAACCTTAAATTTTCCAGTAAAACCTAAAACATTTGCCTAAGCTATAGTAATATAGTTTCTCGCATATTTGAACTCGGTATATATAACAGTCTATTAAAATTAGTTAATGTACTTGTTAGTTTTTACTAATTCAAATCGAAAATGATATATAACTGTTGTTTGTGGAGACTAGCGATGGAGCGACCGACTGACCGAGCATATATACTTAATACTGTGATtctacaattattttttttgctgttgTGGTTAAAActtcagagaaaaaaaaaacagaaatgccGAATCATTTTTCATTACGCCGActactaacttttttttatcaaatgccgactactaacttttttttatcaaatgcCGACTACTAAGGACCTGagtggttcaaacgcagcggttgcatttacggttgcgggagtttgtggatgcggacggttgcggtttctagcggttttaagagatttgtacgactggtactgcggttaaaaattggtgcgtttgcgggtgatttgtgactggttaactacctaATGCGGTaatagtcaaataataaattaacaatatttgtattcaatataattataaaaaatatcaaaaatcataaaattatattaaatataaaatttatatttagaaagttataattttaatttttgaaaatttattgaaattgtttttattataaaattttataatattaattaaaatataatatatatattttaatattttcataatttcaattttaattttttttattaaatatttttacttttttatatatattgtttagaaaaaagaaatttttttaccctcccgcaaccgtctgcaaacgctagctggagccaCCTTTTGAATTAATGAGATTCgaagcggtttgaagcggtttgatACGGTTTaaagcgatttgagtgattgttgtaAACCGctgacaaccgctaccaaccgcaaaagctgcgtttgcgggtggtagtgGGAAAACCAGTCGCCCCCTAACTAAAGTGCGTAAGTTATAATTAGAAATCATATGGGTTAGTAGTGATCACGATAGACCTATGAAGCTGCGATGGCTAAGAGCTTTCTAGAAGGATGCAAATATCAAAGTAGGACCTACGAAAGATGGCTACGATTAGTAAAGagaaagttctttttttttttttgaaagtttggtttattcatgtttgttttgtctttgcCATTACATTGGATTATAAAATCTCAATTTGATGATCTTTCCCTCCCTTAAGTTTCCTTTCCTACTACTTTACCATTTATTTTGATGAGGTTCATCGTGTGTCTTGTTTTGTAAGCCTTGTTGGTTCATTATTGCTTATATCCAATTTGTATTTCAAGCGAAAACCCTTATAAAAAATAAGTGATTGAAATTGGAtaattatactataaatattaatattatagtaatttgacttttgtaaaattaagaaaaatgttttttcataatttagatAAAACATCGTTATCATTTCTTTTACTTAAGTTAcgtacatatttttttttgaaaaatgtcaTTTAGCTTTTTGTTTAGAGAAATTGCACTCAGtgactaagaaaaaaaaaattaactaaacaaCCAAAAGCACACTCTCTCTCCCCTTTtatcttcctatctctctctactctctctctagaaaactaattttgtttattttcttggttatttcacaaataacccCTTTTGTTTAACCAAATTTTTgtattaacattaaaaaaaaacgaatataGCATGGTAACAAATGTCACTAACTTGTTCTAAAGTTGATGAAATCTATAAACCATAACATGCAACTTATTACACTTTTCtcactaaaaatttaaaatgtcaaGAGATTTCAGTAATACTATGAATGAAACTTGCAAATGCATGGGTAAAAGAATCTGAAATTGACCAATTTTAAATGATTCCTTTCATATAATATGTTTGATAAATGAAATATAAGaccatgtaaaaaaaaaaaatatatatatatataagaccaTGTCAACGTATTCAAAGTCACCGAACTATTATGACTTTCACTCCCACCTCAATTGGAAAAGTCTCCCTGTCTACGTGGAGCTCAGCTAGTGACACATTTGCTGATGTCACAACCCCCAAACTGGTCCCACCACCCTCTTTGAGTCTTTcctcctctcttcttctccaagcCTTCAACTTTTCAAATAAACCTTCTCTATAAACTTCaccttcttctcctcataactaacttcaattaaaaaaacaaaacctttaAGCATGAAGAGCTTCTTCGATGGTGGTCCTAATCGAAAGCAACCAGCTTTACTAGCTGTTGTCCTGTTACTACTACTAACCATGTCGGAGCTAGCTTCTGGTCAACCGAGCCAATCCGACCCGAACAACCCGTATGACTACGGCGGCAGGTTAAGTCCAGTCATGGCTGTTGTCGTGGTGGTGGTGATcgctcttctcttcttcatggGCTTCTTCACCATCTACCTCCGTCACTGCACCAGCGCATCCGACGGCGGCAGCGTTAACCCACGTGTAGGCGCGAGGAGAGTGATAAACGCGACGGTGGCGCGTGGGCTAGACGCGGAGATGCTCGAGACGTTCCCGACTTTCGTTTACTCTGAAGTAAAGACGCAGAAGATAGGTAAAGGCGCGTTGGAGTGTGCGATATGTCTGAACGAGTTCGAGGACGACGAAACGCTGCGTTTGCTGCCTAAGTGCGATCACGTGTTCCACCCTCACTGCATCGACGCGTGGCTGAAGAGTCACGTGACTTGTCCGGTTTGCCGGACCAATCTCGCTGAGCAAGAGCAGACAACAGCTGGGCCGGTCGAACCGGAAGTGGTAACCGAAATTGATCTCGAGTCGCAGCAAACGGTGGTTCCTGAACCGGCGGTGGAAGACGGGAGTGTGGCACGTGTCAAGCTCCCGAGGTCGCACACGACGGGGCATTCGGTGGTGTTACCTGGAGAATGTACCGAGCGGTTTACGTTAAGGTTACCGGAAGAGTTAAGGAAAAAGATTATGGCGAATTGGAAGATGAACCGGTCGAATAGTCTTTTGATTCGATCGAGGAGTGGTAAACCGGTTGAACGGTCAAGGGCTCGGTCGGACCGGTGGTTGTTTATCAAAACACCGTCGTTTTTGTGGAGGAGT belongs to Brassica napus cultivar Da-Ae unplaced genomic scaffold, Da-Ae ScsIHWf_70;HRSCAF=126, whole genome shotgun sequence and includes:
- the LOC125605135 gene encoding E3 ubiquitin-protein ligase ATL31-like, producing MKSFFDGGPNRKQPALLAVVLLLLLTMSELASGQPSQSDPNNPYDYGGRLSPVMAVVVVVVIALLFFMGFFTIYLRHCTSASDGGSVNPRVGARRVINATVARGLDAEMLETFPTFVYSEVKTQKIGKGALECAICLNEFEDDETLRLLPKCDHVFHPHCIDAWLKSHVTCPVCRTNLAEQEQTTAGPVEPEVVTEIDLESQQTVVPEPAVEDGSVARVKLPRSHTTGHSVVLPGECTERFTLRLPEELRKKIMANWKMNRSNSLLIRSRSGKPVERSRARSDRWLFIKTPSFLWRSRDDGSIRLGGNGSVKANAVTSPTGDSVRAERWNFLRNPSFMWRTTPVPSPRVEVNKDGEGTSSVRGQHTGTVGLSSGSVRLPV